The Paenibacillus sp. FSL R7-0345 DNA segment GGATTTCGTGACTAAGCACGGCCAGCAGATTCTTCTTATCCTCCAGCACCAGCTCCGTCTTCTTCTCAGCCGTCCGTAAATGGGTAAGCACCGATTCCATTTCCAGCAAATCCGTGAAAAAAGCCGACAACGATACCAGCAGTTCCACATCACGCTCCTCATACTGGTAAAAGCCATGATCAAACGAGCACAGCGAGCCGTAGAACTCCCCTTTTTCATTGCGGATCGGCACTCCGATAAAGGAACATCCGCCGACAAATTCCGTTGCATCCATATCCTTGGTCAGCGGGTGGGTCAGATTGTTATCTATTATAAGCGGGCCTTGGGCATGTTCAGTGACAAGCGCACAATAGGATTCCTCATTGTCCACCACCAGCCCCTCGACCAGCATCACTTTTTCCCGGTTAAAGGACTTGAGCACCTTAGTCGAAAGACTGTCCAGGTTGGCTATACAAAATGTATTGGCCGGAATCAGCCTGCTTGCAGTGTCCATCACATTTGCTGCAGAAGCATACAATTTACCGGAAATGACCGACAATACATCAATGTATTCTGTTTTCAACATATCCCGCTCGTCCTTTCTATTCTATCTAACTTCGATCATATTAGGGGTCAAGCCCAGGTTCTGCGGTCATTAATCTCCCGTTTCTCCCGGAAAGCCTGCTCCAGATCAATATCCAGCTTGTTGGCCAGATCAAAAATATTCCATACTACATCATACATCTCATAGCCCAGATTAGCTTTGCGCTCGGCATCCGGATCAAAGGAGACCGACAGCACTTCCTTCGACAATTCACCAACCTCAGTCATTAAGTATAACATCCGCTGTTCAATAGTGCTCGTATCAAAGCCTTTAACTTCACTAAACGCTCTTACATACCGTTGAAACTCTCCTGCATCCATTTCTTATCCGCTCCCTGCTCCTATTCTCTCTATACGAAACTCATTATACATGAAAAAAACGCAGAACCCGAAATTGCAGGCTCTGCGTGAATGGAACTATATAGATTGAACTAATAATATTGCTGTTTTGGGATTGCATGTGACTCCAGAGAATGTTTGGACTTCCAGCCGCTGTTGTCTGCAGATTTCTTGATTTATACCGTTTTTAACGGTTGAAATCCGCAGACAAAGGCGGTCGCTACCGCTCCTCCAGTTCCAAAATTCTCCTCCGCCACTCTTTCCTTAACTTAAATTCTTAAGTTCAATTTATATAGGGGCTTTTCTGTTTTAAAATTTCAAGCCAAAATAGCGCTCAGCATTGTTGTAACAGATGTCCTGCACGATGCTGCCCAGGAAAGGCAGGTCGCTGGGCGCTTCGCCGCCGGCCACCCAGCCGCCGATCAGATTGCAGAGAATCCGGCGGAAATACTCGTGGCGGGTGTAGGACAGGAAGGAGCGGGAATCAGTCAGCATGCCGACAAAGCAGCTCAAGAGGCCAAGATTAGACAGCGAGGTCAGCTGCTTGATCATGCCGTCCTTCTGGTCGTTGTACCACCAGCCGGAGCCGAACTGGACCTTGCCCTTGATCCCTTCACCCTGAAAAGCACCGATCATCGCCGCCAGTACATCATTCTGCGCCGCATTCAGATTGTAGACAATCGTCTTTGGCAGTTCGCCTGTCCGGTCAAGACCATCCAGCAGCTTGTAGAGTCGTTCGGCATAGCTGTGGTCGCCAATGATATCGAAGCCCGTATCCGGCCCGAGCTTCCGGAACATCCGGGTATTCGGATTGTGGAGCGCTCCGATATGCAGCTGCATGGTCCAGCCGTACTCCGCATATCTGCGGCCCATGGCCAGGAACAAGGCTGTTGCATACTGGTCACATTCCAGCTTGCCGAGGCTCTCCCCGCTGAGACGTTTGCTGAAAATGGCTTCAAGCATGGACTCAGGCGCTTCCTCAAACGGCAGATCGGTGAAGCCGTGATCCGAGATCATGCAGCCGTGCTTATCGAAATATTCGATCCGCTCCAGCAGGGCGCGCTCCATGAGGGCATAGCTGGTAATCGCGTAACCTGCCGTCTGCTCCAGGCTGGCCAGGTAAGCCGGAAACGTATCGGCTCCAATTAACAGCGCTTTATCCGGACGGAAGGTTGGCGTAACACCGGTCTTGAACTCTTTTTGCGACGCTATTGCGGCATGGTATTTGAGATCATCCGCCGGATCATCAGTCGTACAGATCCATTTCACGTTAGAGCTTGTAATCAGTCCCCGGGCTGTGAAGCCGTCTGTCGCAATCAGCTTGTTGCAGTGGTCATAGATCTCCCGCCAGTTCTGCGGATTCAGCTGCTCCTCTACACCGAAATAACGCTTTAGCTCCAGCGCGGACCAGTGGTACAGCGGGTTGCCGACCGTATAGGGCAGCACCTCGCTCCACTTGGCGAACTTTTCTTCATCTGAAGCCGGACCGGTGATACATTTCTCCTCCACGCCGAATGTTCTCAGCGCGCGCCATTTATAGTGATCTCCGCCCAGCCAGACATCGGTTATGCTGTTAAAGCGTTTA contains these protein-coding regions:
- a CDS encoding MazG nucleotide pyrophosphohydrolase domain-containing protein; protein product: MDAGEFQRYVRAFSEVKGFDTSTIEQRMLYLMTEVGELSKEVLSVSFDPDAERKANLGYEMYDVVWNIFDLANKLDIDLEQAFREKREINDRRTWA
- the uxaC gene encoding glucuronate isomerase; the protein is MKGLIQEDFLLQSEEARILYHEFAKDMPIIDYHCHLDPQAIAENKRFNSITDVWLGGDHYKWRALRTFGVEEKCITGPASDEEKFAKWSEVLPYTVGNPLYHWSALELKRYFGVEEQLNPQNWREIYDHCNKLIATDGFTARGLITSSNVKWICTTDDPADDLKYHAAIASQKEFKTGVTPTFRPDKALLIGADTFPAYLASLEQTAGYAITSYALMERALLERIEYFDKHGCMISDHGFTDLPFEEAPESMLEAIFSKRLSGESLGKLECDQYATALFLAMGRRYAEYGWTMQLHIGALHNPNTRMFRKLGPDTGFDIIGDHSYAERLYKLLDGLDRTGELPKTIVYNLNAAQNDVLAAMIGAFQGEGIKGKVQFGSGWWYNDQKDGMIKQLTSLSNLGLLSCFVGMLTDSRSFLSYTRHEYFRRILCNLIGGWVAGGEAPSDLPFLGSIVQDICYNNAERYFGLKF